The Streptomyces cyanogenus DNA segment CTGGAGGGCCAGCTTCACCTCGCCGTGGGCCTCCTCGACCATCGCCGCGGCCGTGTCCGGGTCCTCCCGCAGCTTCTCCTTGGCCAGCCCCAGGTCCATCGCCAGGCCGACCAGCCGGGCCTGCGCCCCGTCGTGCAGGTCCCGCTCGATGCGCCGCAGGTCGGCGGCGGCCGTGTCGACCACGGTCCCGCGGTCCGACTCCAGCTCCTCCACCCGCGCCGACAGCGGCGACCGCCCGAGCAGCCCGCGCACCAGCAGCCCGTCCACGGTGGTCAGGGCCCGGACGAGCCAGGGCGTGACCAGCGTGAACACCAGCCCGACCAGCGCGGTCACGCTGATCTCGAACGGGTTGTCGAGGTAGACGCTGTGGTGGGCGTCGCCGTACAGCTGCAGACCGCCCTCGCCGGCGTACGCCGGGAACACCCAGAACCACAGCGGATAGGTCAGCAGCGCCCAGCCGCAGGTCCAGAAGGTCAGCGCGACCGAGAAGGCGAACACCGCCCACGGGAACAGCACCAGCGCGTACAGCGCGTGCCGCCAGGAGGCGCCGCTCTTGAGCAGCGCGACCGTCCACGCCGCCACGCCCGGCCTGCGCGGCCGCAGCGGCTCCGGGTCGGCCACCTCCAGGCCGAGCAGCCGGCGCGCCCGCGCCCGCTCCAGCACGCCGAAGCCCCGG contains these protein-coding regions:
- a CDS encoding sensor histidine kinase; translated protein: MATEYGQGYAHRSEPHHRLPAALRAPVEGRSLREFGYVLLGLPIATVLFSWTVTMLALGAGLLVTFLGIPVLAAALAGCRGFGVLERARARRLLGLEVADPEPLRPRRPGVAAWTVALLKSGASWRHALYALVLFPWAVFAFSVALTFWTCGWALLTYPLWFWVFPAYAGEGGLQLYGDAHHSVYLDNPFEISVTALVGLVFTLVTPWLVRALTTVDGLLVRGLLGRSPLSARVEELESDRGTVVDTAAADLRRIERDLHDGAQARLVGLAMDLGLAKEKLREDPDTAAAMVEEAHGEVKLALQELRDLARGIHPAVLTDRGLDAALSAVASRCTVPVKVTVDLPARPAEAIEGIAYFTVSELLQNISKHSGARTAAVDVWRTADRLMLQVTDDGVGGADASRGSGLAGLTARLDAVDGVLLVDSPAGGPTRVIAELPWRG